Proteins found in one Arvicanthis niloticus isolate mArvNil1 unplaced genomic scaffold, mArvNil1.pat.X pat_scaffold_333_arrow_ctg1, whole genome shotgun sequence genomic segment:
- the LOC117701928 gene encoding uncharacterized protein LOC117701928 isoform X1: MPGVAFVASGFKLTAAAPLAGLLLELHLFLTYVRCEKEGHSSIPEPGCVSQHQAKEPGGQAREPEENEYSRGTRATAESIKLKERVEVKWTPLYPIKEPDSIELGSSEEESIEEEVAVCAKDSRSEIRLRKILSHSVPAPAARSGSRVPCRASRLGLWEQRRCNGARVRPVVEASTLCYLQRLATRQSQSKGAWCERQAEERDSLLCETAYCRRAHGECPSSLEQAMPVIEQMIFENATAKCHTAIVPRRNKRLQDWLRACCGLGREAVCAYSTGENNSIWVPTRLVQIVKNEARLQDYSSESPDTEVPFGNKYNTVGHS; this comes from the coding sequence atgcctggggtggcgtttgtggcaagcggctttaaactcaccgctgccgctccactagctggCCTCTTGCTtgaattgcatttgtttttaacttatgtgcgttgtgagaaagagggccactctagcataccagaaccagggtgtgttagccagcatcaggccaaggagcctggaggtcaggccagagAGCCTGAAGAAAAtgagtactcaagaggaacaagggctactgcagagtccattaagcttaaggagagagtggaggtcaaatggacccccctgtaccccattaaagagcctgactccatagaactgggcagctctgaggaggagagcatagaggaggaagtagccgtttgtgcaaaggatagccgttctgagataagactaagaaagatcttaagtcactcagtccCGGCGCCAGCagctcgctcgggctcgagggtcccctgccgtgcttctcggcttgggctgtgggaacagagacgctgcAACGGGGCCCGGGTCAGACCGGTTGTGGAGGCGTCTACACTCTGCTACCTGCagcggcttgcaacaaggcagagccagagcaagggagcgtggtgcgaaagacaggcagaggagagagacagtttGCTCTGTGAAACGGCATACTGCcggcgggcacacggggagtgcccctcgagcttagagcaagcaatgccagtgatagaacagatgatctttgaaaatgccacagctaaatgtcatacagccattgtccctcgtaggaacaagaggctacaagattggctaagggcctgctgtggcctgggaagggaagctgtttgtgcttattccacaggtgaaaacaattcaatttgggtccctacgcggctggtgcagattgtgaagaatgaagctaggttgcaagattacagctctgagtctcctgatactgaagttccatttggcaATAAGTATAACActgtgggacatagttag